A genome region from Cucumis sativus cultivar 9930 chromosome 4, Cucumber_9930_V3, whole genome shotgun sequence includes the following:
- the LOC105435160 gene encoding uncharacterized protein LOC105435160: MFFFCLNFQQQSKTVLKAHGAMEILNTSFLFHLFAINLLGLLLPLSLLLLARLSSALYLLALLPWPPSFLLSLILYVNSPLLFLLVSFVILSTLLHSLTGKSTLPTKLPGPVSQPRLYTAWIFLCTLQVCVGVGIEGSLSSGLNDLTSTGHVEGGLWRRLLFFLGLHEAVVHWTRAVVKPVVDDTIYGEPRTEKWFETAATAVSLGGLWWWRLRDEAEVLVVVAESKWLTSAELGWADISGWCLYYITVVIGIAKIVKYCIGWFGGSFVSKTHSKTSHLVGVEDNV, from the coding sequence ATGTTCTTCTTTTGTCTCAATTTCCAACAACAATCAAAAACTGTCCTAAAGGCCCACGGCGCCATGGAAATTCTAAACACTTCCTTTTTGTTTCATCTCTTCGCCATCAACCTTCTTGGCCTCTtgcttcctctctctctccttcttcTCGCTCGTCTCTCTTCCGCCCTATATCTCCTTGCTCTACTACCCTGGCCGCCCTCGTTCTTGCTCTCCCTTATACTTTATGTCAACTCTcctcttcttttccttcttgttTCTTTCGTCATCCTCTCCACTCTTCTCCACTCTCTCACCGGCAAATCCACTCTTCCCACCAAACTCCCCGGTCCCGTCTCCCAACCACGTCTTTACACGGCATGGATTTTCCTATGTACTCTCCAGGTATGTGTCGGCGTCGGGATCGAGGGGAGCTTATCGAGCGGGCTGAACGACTTGACGTCGACCGGCCACGTCGAGGGTGGCCTGTGGAGGAGACTGCTGTTTTTCCTTGGACTTCATGAAGCCGTGGTGCACTGGACGAGGGCGGTGGTGAAGCCGGTGGTAGACGACACCATATACGGGGAACCTCGGACAGAGAAGTGGTTTGAGACGGCAGCTACTGCGGTGAGCTTGGGCGGGCTGTGGTGGTGGCGGTTGAGGGATGAGGCGGAGGTGCTAGTGGTTGTGGCAGAAAGCAAGTGGTTGACGTCGGCGGAATTGGGTTGGGCAGACATTTCCGGGTGGTGCTTATATTACATTACCGTTGTAATTGGAATTGCTAAGATTGTTAAGTACTGTATTGGTTGGTTTGGTGGGAGTTTTGTCTCTAAAACACATTCTAAAACCTCCCATCTGGTTGGTGTTGAAGacaatgtttga